TATCGGTATTACTCTGTCCTTATTAGTATTGCTCATTCTGTTCTCCTACACCTATTGGTGCTAAAGCTTCTTTGCCTGCACCTTCTTTATGCTGCTGTCTATCACGAACTCAACCAGCCCAGGGAGCAGGCGCTTCAGCAGGAATATCGACTTCCCATCAAAGCCGGGAATAATATACTTTTCCTCTTTTCTCATACCTTTAAGCAGGGCATGGGCCACTTCATCCGGCTGCCTAAGCTTGGCACCAGCAGAGATGGCTTTGGTCTCCTCTGGTTTCGTCTTGTTTTCCTCGTGGAAGCCCGGGGTATCCGTATCTGGCGGACAGAGCACAGACACCCTTATGCCGTATCGCTTCAGCTCGCTCCTCAAGGCCTCAGAAAAACCGATGATGGCGAACTTGGAAGCACTGTAATCGGTATAGCCGAAAAGGCCGATGAAACCCGCTATAGAAGACACATTCACGATGTAGCCGCCACGTTGCTTCATATAAGGCACGAGCGCGGAAGTGGTGTGCCATATCCCGTAGAAGTTTATCTTCATGGTCTCGTCGAACTGTTCATAGGTTACTTTTTCGAAGACAAAAGGGTAAGCTCGCCCGGCGCAGTTGATAAGCACATCAGGCACGCCGAATTCAGCTACAGCCCTGGACATGACCACCTTAACCTCATCCCAATTAGAAACATCCGTTTGCCTGCAGGCAAACTGCTGCGAATTGGAAACCTTATTGCCCTGTATTTCCTTAAGGGCTTGTTCGAGGTGGTCTTTTCTCCGGGCAAAAATGATGATGTGGGCACCTTCTGCCGCCAGTACTTTCGCTGTGGCCAGGCCGATGCCACTGGAGCCACCGACAATATAAACTATCTTCCCACTAAAGTCCTTCATATTACTTCTGTTTCTTACTTCTGTTTCAGCGTTGTGAGGTCAAGGGTCTTCAGCCAGGCCATCGTCTTATTGAATCCCTCGCTGTAAGAAATTTTTGGCTTCCAGCCTAGCTCGCGCTCAGCCTTGGCTATAGAGAACCTGAGCCTGGAACCGAGATTCTTCACCGTGTAGGTGGTAAGAAGAGGCCTGGTCTTCCTCCGCAGCAGTTTCCACATGAATTCCATCACCATCGCCGCCCCATAAGCCACGGAATATGGAATGTAGGTAGCGGTGGGAGGAACACCCAGCGATTTGGCGATTCCAGCACAAAAGCTCTCCAGCGTGGTATATTCACCATCATGCACCAGGTAAGCGTTGCCCACAGCACGTTTATCCTCAGCAATCAGCATCAAAAGGTCCACCAGATTTTCGATGTACGTGGGCCAGACGATGACATCCTTGCGCCAGAAGATGAGTTCCCGCTTCACTATGGCGTCGGCAAGGAGCGGCACAAAGGTCCTATCACCCTCACCGAAAACCCAGCAAGGATAGACCATAGTCACAGGAAGCCCATGCTCTCTGTAGTATCGCCAGCAAATCTTCTCGGCTTCGATCTTGGAGTCGGAATAAGGCTCATGCCAGGGCTGCAGCGGGAAGATTTCGTCCATTACTTGAGACTCATCCAGACCGAAGACATCGTTGGTGCTCATATCTACAAGTCGCGAGACTCCAGCCTCCAGACTGGCTTTGCAGATGTTCTCCGTACCGCCAACTGTGACTTCTTGAAATAGTCTCTTAGGTGCCCAGTCTGTAACCACTGCGGCGCAGTGGAAGATTATGTCCACTCCAGATGCCGCCCTTCTCACCGCTTCGTAGTCACGGATATCGCCGGTTACAATCTCCACGCCCTTGGATTTAAGCAGCGAAGCCTCTGGGTCGTCGGGGAGCACCAAGGCACGGACTTGATGCCCTTTGGAAAGATTGGCCTTAACCAGATGGCCACCAATGAATCCTGTAGCTCCAGTAACTAATACCCTCTTCACCTTATTCCCCCTAAAAGAGCTGTCATTTAGCTATTCTTTCTTAGCTGGTAACCGGCGTACGCTGTTCGATTTGCACCTGGGGCAGACCCGCTCCTGAAGCCCCTTTTTGTCATCGGTAGTCATTTTATATTCGAAGCCGCAGTGGAGGCATCTGAGTTGCTCTTCCATCTTACTCACACCTTCGCTGTATCGCCGAGCTCTTCCTCGACTTCCAACTCCTCTGCTGCCAGCTTCCGTTCGGAAAGCACCTTTCGGGCATAGGATATCTCCTCAGGCGTGACTTTCTGGCGCATCTCCTCAAGCTGGCGCATTATCTGAGCAAACCGGGGCCCTTCAGCAGCGCTTATCCATTCCAGTTGCAGCCGTTCAGGACGAATACCTAGTTTTTCCAGCTTGTCCCACAGCTTATCAGCCCGGCGCATAGTCCAGTGATTAGCATTGATATAATGGCAGTCACCTAAGTGACATCCGGAGAGTAGCACCACGGGGGCACCTTTTTTGAAAGCATGGAGAATGAAGCTCTCATCTACCCTCCCGCTGCACATGGTACGGATGAAGCGGTTATTTGGTGGGAATTGCATCCTGGATACTCCGGCCAGGTCGCTGGCGGCATAGCTGCACCAGTTGCACAAGAAAGTAATAATCTTTTGCTCAGAGTCTGTCTCCAGGGCAGCATCTATCTGAGCAAGCACCTGGGCATCACTGAAGTGTTGCATGGTTACGGCATCGAAGCGGCATTCAGCAGCACAGGTGCCACAGCCGGCACAGGCGGCAGCTATCAATTGAGCTCCAGACTTAGCCTTGACATCTACCTTTATTGCCCCATAAGGACAGACGCGGGCACAGACACCGCACGAGGTGCAGTTGTTAAGGTCTACTATCGCTTTGATAGCCTCACCTTTGATGACACCGGCATTGAGGAGGATGGAACTACGGGCAGCGGCAGCCCCGGCTTGAGTAACACTATCCTTTATGTCCTTGGGCGCTTCGACGCAGCCGGCGAAGAAGATGCCTGGCGTCGGTGCATCTACCGGCTTGAGCTTGGGATGAGCTTCCATTAAGAACCCATCGCTGGTTTGAGACAGGTTCAGAACACCGATGAGCCGCTTCAGGTCAGCCTTTGGCTCAAGTCCCACCGAGAGTATCACCATATCCAGCTCGTACTCCTCCACCCGTGCCGTTGTGGTATTCTCCACCTTGACGAGGAGATTTCTGGCCTTCGGGTCTTCCTTAATTTCGCCAGGTATGCCTCGGATGTAGCGTACACCAACCTCTCTGGAGCGGCGAACCAGGTCTTCAAATCCCTTACCGAAGGCGCGAATATCCATATAGAAGACGAAAATCTCGGCGTCCGGGTCATGCTCCTTGATGAGCAAACTGTCCTTCACTGTGTTCATACAGCACACGTTGGAGCAGTAGGGATAACCGCGGTTCTCCGTTCGTGAGCCTACGCACTGTATAAAGCCAATGCGCTTAGGGGTTTTGTGGTCAGTGGGACGTACCAGATGACCTTCAGTAGGTCCGCCTCCGCATATCAGCCTCTCAAATTCCATGCTGGTGATGACATTCTCAAAACGAGTATAGCCGTACTCATCAAGCTGAGTCGGGTCATAAACATCCATGCCGGTGGCTACGATTATGGTACCAACTTCAAGCTCTATTATCTTGTCCTGCATGTTCAAATCTATACACTTCTTCTCGCAGGCATCCACGCATTTGACGCAGGCGACAGGTTTGTTTCCCAGACAGTGCTCCATGTCGATGAGGAAAGCTGAGGGCACTGCTTGAGGGAAGTCGATATAGGCTGCCTTGCGCGAGGAAAAGCCCTGCTGAAATTCATCGGGTAGCACTACAGGGCAGACCTCAGCACACTTGCCACAGGCGCTGCATGAGTTCTCATCCACGTATCGGGCTTTCTTACGGACTCTGACTTTGAAGTTACCCACGTAGCCAGATACATCTTCCACGCTACTGTAGGCAAGCAGCCTGATTCTGGGATGGCGACCCACATCCATCATTTTGGGCCCGAGCACACATATAGAACAGTCCATTGTGGGGAATGTTTTGTCAAGCTGAGCCATAATGCCACCAATAGATGGCCTCTCCTCCACCAGATACACCTGATGTCCAGCATCAGCGAGGTCCAACGCCGCCTGAATCCCAGCCACACCACCACCGATAACCAAAGCAGCATCAGTCACCGGGATTTCCATCTCCTGCTGCGGCTGGAGAAGTCGAGCCCGGGCTACCGCCATTTTAACAATATCTGCAGCTTTTTTAGTAGCCGACTCGCGGTCATAGAGGTGCACCCAACTACAATGTTCCCTGATGTTAGCCATTTCCAGCAAATAAGGGTTAAGCCCAACCTCAGCTACGCACTTACGGAAGGTGGACTCATGAAGTCGTGG
This window of the Chloroflexota bacterium genome carries:
- a CDS encoding hydrogenase iron-sulfur subunit — encoded protein: MAEEELRIGVFICDCGLNIAGSVDTEEVRRSAEELPGVVVAVRNRYTCADPGQVEINRHINEHRLNRVVIASCTPRLHESTFRKCVAEVGLNPYLLEMANIREHCSWVHLYDRESATKKAADIVKMAVARARLLQPQQEMEIPVTDAALVIGGGVAGIQAALDLADAGHQVYLVEERPSIGGIMAQLDKTFPTMDCSICVLGPKMMDVGRHPRIRLLAYSSVEDVSGYVGNFKVRVRKKARYVDENSCSACGKCAEVCPVVLPDEFQQGFSSRKAAYIDFPQAVPSAFLIDMEHCLGNKPVACVKCVDACEKKCIDLNMQDKIIELEVGTIIVATGMDVYDPTQLDEYGYTRFENVITSMEFERLICGGGPTEGHLVRPTDHKTPKRIGFIQCVGSRTENRGYPYCSNVCCMNTVKDSLLIKEHDPDAEIFVFYMDIRAFGKGFEDLVRRSREVGVRYIRGIPGEIKEDPKARNLLVKVENTTTARVEEYELDMVILSVGLEPKADLKRLIGVLNLSQTSDGFLMEAHPKLKPVDAPTPGIFFAGCVEAPKDIKDSVTQAGAAAARSSILLNAGVIKGEAIKAIVDLNNCTSCGVCARVCPYGAIKVDVKAKSGAQLIAAACAGCGTCAAECRFDAVTMQHFSDAQVLAQIDAALETDSEQKIITFLCNWCSYAASDLAGVSRMQFPPNNRFIRTMCSGRVDESFILHAFKKGAPVVLLSGCHLGDCHYINANHWTMRRADKLWDKLEKLGIRPERLQLEWISAAEGPRFAQIMRQLEEMRQKVTPEEISYARKVLSERKLAAEELEVEEELGDTAKV
- a CDS encoding SDR family oxidoreductase — protein: MKDFSGKIVYIVGGSSGIGLATAKVLAAEGAHIIIFARRKDHLEQALKEIQGNKVSNSQQFACRQTDVSNWDEVKVVMSRAVAEFGVPDVLINCAGRAYPFVFEKVTYEQFDETMKINFYGIWHTTSALVPYMKQRGGYIVNVSSIAGFIGLFGYTDYSASKFAIIGFSEALRSELKRYGIRVSVLCPPDTDTPGFHEENKTKPEETKAISAGAKLRQPDEVAHALLKGMRKEEKYIIPGFDGKSIFLLKRLLPGLVEFVIDSSIKKVQAKKL
- a CDS encoding NAD-dependent epimerase/dehydratase family protein — its product is MKRVLVTGATGFIGGHLVKANLSKGHQVRALVLPDDPEASLLKSKGVEIVTGDIRDYEAVRRAASGVDIIFHCAAVVTDWAPKRLFQEVTVGGTENICKASLEAGVSRLVDMSTNDVFGLDESQVMDEIFPLQPWHEPYSDSKIEAEKICWRYYREHGLPVTMVYPCWVFGEGDRTFVPLLADAIVKRELIFWRKDVIVWPTYIENLVDLLMLIAEDKRAVGNAYLVHDGEYTTLESFCAGIAKSLGVPPTATYIPYSVAYGAAMVMEFMWKLLRRKTRPLLTTYTVKNLGSRLRFSIAKAERELGWKPKISYSEGFNKTMAWLKTLDLTTLKQK